From a single Kitasatospora sp. NBC_00458 genomic region:
- a CDS encoding ATP-grasp domain-containing protein, producing MSAPVTVWLNRTYAENVFFIEQLRAAPRPVRIHATHLDPDSPVLAAADHAGLEPGGLTPDAYVDFALDYCARHSVDVFLPRLHQLAISLHRQEFEAVGTALACPPATAIAAFESKADGYAAIAGAGLPTPPWWLVRTAEELVTAVDLIESAGLTACLKPASGAGGEGFRLLTREPFGLHRLAGWDSRVQVDQVAAALADAARGDAGEPADLLVMPYLEGPEISVDCLADLDGTLLAAVGRSKDRRRRTFTTAPRYLEPARRVVEATGMAFLSNVQFRHLHGEPVVIDVNTRPSGGLHQLGLCGLNLPWNAVQLALGERPDTEWTVDPASVEYTLVSGVQPVLPRQSPFPAPPALAGHPEAQLVH from the coding sequence ATGAGCGCCCCCGTCACTGTCTGGCTCAACCGCACGTACGCCGAGAACGTGTTCTTCATCGAACAGTTGCGCGCCGCCCCGCGTCCGGTCCGGATCCACGCCACCCACCTCGACCCCGACTCGCCGGTCCTCGCCGCCGCCGACCACGCCGGCCTGGAACCGGGCGGCCTCACCCCGGACGCCTACGTCGACTTCGCCCTCGACTACTGCGCCCGCCACTCCGTCGACGTCTTCCTCCCCCGCCTGCACCAGCTGGCGATATCCCTGCACCGCCAGGAGTTCGAGGCGGTCGGCACCGCCCTCGCCTGCCCTCCCGCCACCGCGATCGCGGCCTTCGAGAGCAAGGCCGACGGCTACGCGGCGATCGCCGGGGCCGGCCTCCCCACCCCGCCCTGGTGGCTGGTCCGCACCGCCGAGGAGCTGGTCACCGCCGTCGACCTGATCGAGTCGGCCGGCCTCACCGCCTGCCTCAAACCCGCCTCCGGTGCCGGCGGCGAGGGCTTCCGGCTGCTCACCCGGGAGCCGTTCGGCCTGCACCGGCTGGCCGGCTGGGACAGCCGGGTCCAGGTCGACCAGGTGGCCGCCGCGCTGGCCGACGCCGCCCGCGGGGACGCCGGCGAGCCGGCCGACCTGCTGGTCATGCCGTACCTGGAGGGCCCCGAGATATCGGTGGACTGCCTGGCCGACCTGGACGGCACCCTGCTGGCCGCGGTGGGCCGCAGCAAGGACCGCCGCCGCCGGACCTTCACCACCGCGCCCCGCTACCTCGAACCCGCCCGCCGGGTGGTCGAGGCGACCGGGATGGCGTTCCTCTCCAACGTGCAGTTCCGCCACCTGCACGGCGAGCCGGTGGTGATCGACGTCAACACCCGCCCCTCCGGCGGCCTGCACCAGCTGGGCCTGTGCGGCCTCAACCTGCCCTGGAACGCGGTGCAGCTGGCGCTCGGCGAACGTCCGGACACCGAGTGGACCGTGGATCCGGCGAGCGTCGAGTACACCCTGGTCTCCGGCGTCCAGCCGGTGCTGCCGCGGCAGTCGCCGTTCCCCGCGCCGCCGGCCCTGGCCGGGCACCCGGAGGCCCAGCTGGTGCACTGA
- a CDS encoding methylated-DNA--[protein]-cysteine S-methyltransferase → MVERYGSGPLSWLTVETPLPSGPLHVAVTPQGVAAVGYLGRSGEIPRCADESKIAAVSGRVGEYLAGRRRELGLPIDWSLSTGPHRAVLQTLFTEVPYGRTITYGELAARSGVFGDVEEPGLAARTVGQMMAANPVALLVPCHRVVAADGIGGFGGGRVGIDVKRWLLTLEGVLEPTLDWNGPL, encoded by the coding sequence GTGGTGGAACGGTACGGGTCGGGGCCGCTGTCGTGGCTGACGGTGGAGACGCCGCTGCCGAGCGGCCCGCTGCACGTGGCGGTGACGCCGCAGGGGGTGGCGGCGGTCGGGTACCTCGGCCGCTCCGGTGAGATCCCGCGCTGCGCCGACGAGTCGAAGATCGCCGCGGTCAGCGGCCGGGTCGGCGAGTACCTGGCGGGCCGGCGCCGCGAGCTGGGCCTGCCGATCGACTGGAGCCTGAGCACCGGACCGCACCGCGCGGTGCTGCAGACGCTGTTCACCGAGGTGCCGTACGGGCGGACCATCACGTACGGCGAGCTGGCGGCCCGCAGCGGGGTCTTCGGCGACGTGGAGGAACCCGGGCTGGCGGCCCGGACGGTCGGGCAGATGATGGCCGCCAACCCGGTCGCGCTGCTGGTGCCCTGCCACCGGGTGGTGGCGGCGGACGGGATCGGCGGCTTCGGCGGCGGCCGGGTCGGGATCGACGTGAAGCGCTGGCTGCTCACCCTGGAGGGGGTGCTGGAGCCGACGCTGGACTGGAACGGGCCGCTCTGA
- a CDS encoding MFS transporter, with translation MAVETKQGPARRRRLNSRLAVLGERDFGWFFVGYATSLVGSSMAPVAVAFAVLDGGGGGTELGWVMAARILPIVLVMLAGGVVADRLGSRRVMLVSDVLRCAVQGGFAVALATGHAPVWAMAALVAAWGLGEGVFMPALGALVPALVRRKDRLPDANALLGLARSVSTVAGPALAGVITAGYGPGAVLLIDAVTYGVGALALARIRVDRPAGTGGDGDGSVLADLREGWTEFRSRRWLWTTTVQMALFNLLVWAPFLVLGPLTAQRELGGARAWGLVLGVYGVGAVLGGVLMLGRRPGRPLAVATVATFGWALPSAALAAGAPLGWTVAAALVAGAGSAVCGALFESTMQSWVPAGVLARVTAFGGLGAFVLGPLGLAAAGPVADRVGVSAVLLFGAGWQLLAGVAVLSVREVRCRRWEVPAEPGPGVGAGAAR, from the coding sequence GTGGCAGTGGAGACGAAGCAGGGACCGGCCCGCCGCCGACGGCTGAACAGCCGTCTGGCCGTGCTGGGGGAGCGCGATTTCGGATGGTTCTTCGTCGGCTACGCGACCTCGCTCGTCGGCTCCTCGATGGCGCCGGTGGCAGTGGCGTTCGCGGTGCTCGACGGCGGGGGAGGCGGGACGGAGCTGGGCTGGGTGATGGCCGCCCGGATCCTGCCGATCGTGCTGGTGATGCTGGCCGGCGGGGTGGTCGCCGACCGGCTGGGCAGCCGTCGGGTGATGCTGGTGTCGGACGTGCTGCGCTGCGCGGTGCAGGGAGGGTTCGCGGTGGCGCTGGCGACCGGGCACGCACCGGTCTGGGCGATGGCCGCGCTGGTCGCCGCCTGGGGGCTCGGCGAAGGGGTGTTCATGCCCGCGCTGGGCGCCCTGGTACCCGCCCTGGTACGCCGGAAGGACCGGCTGCCGGACGCCAACGCCCTGCTGGGACTGGCCCGGTCGGTGTCGACGGTGGCGGGCCCGGCGCTCGCCGGGGTGATCACGGCGGGGTACGGGCCCGGGGCGGTGCTGCTGATCGACGCGGTGACGTACGGGGTCGGCGCGCTGGCGCTGGCGCGGATCCGGGTCGACCGGCCCGCCGGGACGGGCGGCGACGGCGACGGCTCGGTGCTCGCCGACCTCCGGGAGGGCTGGACGGAGTTCCGCTCCCGGCGGTGGCTCTGGACCACCACCGTGCAGATGGCGCTCTTCAACCTGCTGGTCTGGGCCCCGTTCCTGGTGCTGGGCCCGTTGACCGCGCAGCGCGAGCTGGGCGGTGCGCGGGCCTGGGGCCTGGTGCTGGGCGTGTACGGGGTCGGCGCGGTGCTCGGCGGCGTGCTGATGCTCGGGCGCCGGCCCGGCCGGCCGCTCGCGGTGGCCACGGTGGCGACCTTCGGCTGGGCGCTGCCCTCGGCCGCGCTGGCGGCCGGTGCGCCGCTGGGCTGGACGGTCGCGGCGGCGCTGGTGGCCGGGGCGGGTTCGGCGGTCTGCGGCGCGCTGTTCGAGTCGACGATGCAGAGCTGGGTGCCGGCCGGGGTGCTGGCGCGGGTGACGGCGTTCGGCGGGCTGGGCGCGTTCGTGCTCGGGCCGCTCGGCCTGGCGGCGGCCGGTCCGGTCGCGGACCGGGTGGGGGTGTCCGCCGTGCTGCTGTTCGGCGCGGGGTGGCAGCTGCTGGCCGGGGTCGCGGTGCTCTCGGTGCGGGAGGTGCGCTGCCGGCGCTGGGAGGTGCCCGCGGAGCCGGGTCCGGGGGTGGGGGCCGGGGCGGCCCGCTGA
- a CDS encoding glutamine synthetase family protein, producing the protein MPAGPAGRRGRPAVPAAAAAGGTQATGPLRALVRGGGVDTVLLAAVDWQGRLKGKEFEAGVLLERLASGRLTPEMCGYVFDTDLGMSAEGTGTLGSWGTGFADVALAADLSDARLLPWLPGTALVTCRPVAGGGQPLPVAPDTLLEDQLTLLAGHGLSVQVGVETEFVLYEGSVRDAAGRDFRGLRAATWDNRDYALDQPRAVAEFTRSLRRALAGAALPVEAVKLEGAPGQVEVTFPYGEPRLACLQHVLFKHAVRAVADGLGLAPTFMASPATGVGSGMHLHVSLYGADGPVLPGPGQGGAGLSELGGQAVAGLLEVLPVTVPLHAPYVNSYHRFRDHSFAPTRFNWGRDNRACAVRVVGHGGGLHLEVRLPGADANPYAALAAVLAGIRHGVENGLKVPRASDGDAYLDTGTARVPAHLAEAVGAFERSELAAGLLGDRQVAHLAGIARLELDHHNGVVTDAELRRGFAQA; encoded by the coding sequence ATGCCTGCCGGACCGGCCGGCCGGCGGGGGCGGCCCGCCGTCCCCGCCGCGGCGGCCGCGGGCGGGACCCAGGCCACCGGGCCGCTGCGGGCGCTGGTGCGCGGCGGCGGCGTCGACACCGTGCTGCTGGCGGCGGTGGACTGGCAGGGCCGGCTCAAGGGCAAGGAGTTCGAGGCCGGCGTGCTGCTGGAGCGGCTGGCCTCCGGGCGCCTCACCCCGGAGATGTGCGGGTACGTGTTCGACACGGACCTCGGCATGTCCGCGGAGGGCACCGGGACGCTCGGCTCCTGGGGCACCGGCTTCGCCGACGTGGCCCTGGCGGCGGACCTCTCGGACGCGCGGCTGCTGCCGTGGCTGCCCGGAACGGCGCTGGTGACCTGCCGTCCGGTGGCCGGGGGCGGGCAGCCGCTGCCGGTGGCGCCGGACACCCTGCTGGAGGACCAGCTGACCCTGCTGGCCGGGCACGGACTGAGCGTGCAGGTCGGCGTCGAGACCGAGTTCGTCCTCTACGAGGGGAGCGTCCGGGACGCCGCCGGGCGGGACTTCCGCGGGTTGCGCGCGGCGACCTGGGACAACCGCGACTACGCCCTCGACCAGCCCCGGGCGGTCGCCGAGTTCACCCGGAGCCTGCGCCGGGCCCTGGCCGGCGCCGCACTGCCGGTGGAGGCGGTGAAGCTGGAGGGCGCCCCCGGGCAGGTCGAGGTGACCTTCCCGTACGGCGAACCGCGGCTCGCCTGCCTGCAGCACGTGCTGTTCAAGCACGCCGTCCGGGCGGTCGCCGACGGGCTCGGGCTGGCGCCGACGTTCATGGCGTCCCCGGCCACCGGGGTCGGCAGCGGGATGCACCTGCACGTCTCCCTGTACGGGGCGGACGGGCCGGTGCTGCCGGGGCCCGGGCAAGGCGGCGCCGGGCTGTCGGAGCTGGGCGGGCAGGCCGTCGCCGGGCTGCTGGAGGTGCTGCCGGTCACGGTCCCGCTCCACGCGCCCTACGTGAACTCCTACCACCGCTTCCGCGACCACTCCTTCGCCCCGACCCGCTTCAACTGGGGGCGGGACAACCGTGCCTGCGCGGTGCGGGTGGTCGGCCACGGCGGCGGACTCCACCTGGAGGTCCGGCTGCCGGGCGCCGACGCCAACCCGTACGCCGCGCTCGCGGCCGTGCTCGCCGGGATCCGGCACGGTGTCGAGAACGGTCTCAAGGTGCCGCGGGCCAGCGACGGCGACGCCTACCTGGACACCGGGACGGCCCGCGTTCCCGCCCACCTCGCCGAGGCGGTCGGGGCGTTCGAGCGCAGTGAGCTGGCGGCCGGGCTGCTCGGCGACCGGCAGGTCGCGCACCTGGCGGGCATCGCCCGGCTGGAGCTCGACCACCACAACGGTGTCGTCACCGACGCCGAGCTGCGCCGGGGGTTCGCCCAGGCGTGA